One part of the Salmo salar chromosome ssa10, Ssal_v3.1, whole genome shotgun sequence genome encodes these proteins:
- the LOC106613571 gene encoding G-protein coupled receptor 52-like, translated as MNQSALTTDLVPTANSSLVGPDPNHSCPLGWGQNEGLEACVLETAVIVLLTVLIIAGNLTVIFVFHCAPLLHHYTTSYFIQTMAYADLLVGLSCLVPTLSLLHYPASVQEPITCQVFSYVISVLKSVSMACLACISVDRYLAITKPLSYNQLVTPCRLRGCIALIWVYSSLVFLPSFFGWGKPGYHGDIFEWCAHSWPTSALFTGFVVCLLYAPAALVVCFTYFHIFRICQQHNREISERRARFPSQEMEAGEGGGSGSGGGHHAGQGPDRRYAMVLFRITSVFYLLWLPYIIYFLLESSHVLDSPALSFVTTWLAISNSFCNCVIYSLSNSVFRLGMRRLSQTLCSFSHCAADDRDFGEPKPRKRPKSCSI; from the coding sequence ATGAACCAGTCAGCATTGACGACAGACCTGGTGCCCACTGCCAACAGCAGCCTTGTGGGCCCAGACCCCAACCACTCCTGTCCCCTAGGCTGGGGCCAGAATGAGGGCCTGGAGGCCTGTGTCTTGGAGACTGCGGTCATCGTTCTGCTCACGGTGCTCATCATTGCCGGGAACCTGACGGTGATCTTCGTGTTCCACTGCGCCCCCCTGctgcaccactataccaccagctaCTTCATCCAGACTATGGCCTATGCCGACCTGCTGGTGGgcctcagctgcctggtgcccACCCTGTCCCTGCTGCACTACCCGGCCAGCGTCCAGGAGCCCATCACCTGCCAGGTCTTCAGCTACGTCATCTCGGTGCTCAAGAGCGTCTCAATGGCCTGTCTGGCCTGCATCAGCGTGGATCGCTACCTGGCCATCACCAAACCCCTGTCCTACAACCAGCTGGTGACGCCGTGCCGGCTCCGCGGTTGCATCGCCCTCATCTGGGTCTACTCCAGCCTGGTCTTTCTGCCCTCTTTCTTTGGCTGGGGTAAGCCGGGTTACCACGGGGACATCTTTGAGTGGTGCGCCCACTCCTGGCCCACCTCGGCGCTCTTCACAGGCTTTGTGGTATGCCTACTGTACGCGCCTGCGGCCCTGGTAGTCTGCTTCACCTACTTCCACATCTTCCGCATCTGCCAGCAGCACAACCGGGAGATCAGTGAGAGGCGGGCACGCTTCCCCAGCCAGGAGATGGAGGCCGGGGAGGGTGGTGGCAGTGGCAGCGGCGGGGGGCATCACGCAGGTCAAGGGCCTGACAGGCGCTACGCCATGGTGCTATTCCGCATCACCAGCGTCTTCTACCTGCTTTGGCTGCCCTACATAATCTATTTCCTGTTGGAGAGCTCCCACGTGCTGGACAGTCCCGCCCTGTCCTTTGTAACAACCTGGTTGGCCATCAGCAACAGCTTCTGCAACTGCGTCATCTACAGCCTGTCCAACAGTGTGTTCCGCCTGGGCATGCGCCGCCTCTCGCAGACACTCTGCTCCTTCAGCCACTGTGCAGCCGACGACAGGGACTTTGGAGAACCCAAACCCAGGAAGAGGCCAAAGTCCTGCTCCATCTGA